A single genomic interval of Candidatus Bathyarchaeota archaeon harbors:
- a CDS encoding elongation factor EF-2: MPRFKQTKDMLELMNKKENIRDIGIIAHIDHGKTTMTDSLLTEAGLLSPKIAGEARALDYLEEEQKRGITIKTANISLLHEEKGTPYLINLIDTPGHVDFTGKVTRALRAIDGVVVVIDAVEEVMVQTETVTRQALNERVKPVLFINKVDRLIKELKLGPNEIQKKLARIIRDFNNLIALYGEAEQKENWKVDPAEGTVAFGSALHRWGFTVDIAQEKNIKFNDIIDAYKNEKVEELPNKLPLHKAILTMVVKHLPNPLEAQKYRIPKVWKGDIDSELGKAMLNADPKGPTVMCITLAQMDPHAGLVATGRIFSGVVREGEQVYLVGTKRNYRIQQVSMYMGAFRDVVDQIDAGNIAALLGLDQARAGETLVSINHKDGMVPFERIKYVSEPVITIAIEPKHPKDLPRLIDVMNRLAIEDPNLVTSINKETGEYLLSGMGELHLEIAVKFLKEYASGDLEIITSKPLVVYRESTLSPGIIAMAKSPNKHSKFWIQVEPLEENIIQLIEKGDLAEEMGRKKMGTILKEAGWPTEEARNVWTLEEHRNVLVDLTKGVQYLREVRTMVISGFRWACQNGPLCEEPMRGLKVKLMDASLHEDPVHRGPAQIMPAARRGILGSFLSSKPVILEPVYKTGVSVPAQWVGEVSSLITRKRGRIVASEQKGPLTMITGFIPVAETFGLSAEMRSATSGHAFWQSTFDHWEKAPESVTAEVIRVTRERRGLSPDVPTVSRFIDKA; encoded by the coding sequence TTGCCCAGATTCAAACAAACCAAAGACATGCTCGAACTCATGAATAAAAAAGAAAACATACGAGACATCGGCATAATCGCCCACATAGACCACGGCAAAACCACCATGACAGACAGCCTACTCACTGAAGCAGGCCTCCTAAGCCCCAAAATCGCAGGCGAAGCCCGAGCCCTCGACTACCTCGAAGAAGAACAAAAACGCGGCATCACAATAAAAACAGCCAACATAAGCCTCCTCCACGAAGAAAAAGGAACACCCTACCTCATCAACCTCATCGACACCCCAGGCCACGTAGACTTCACAGGGAAAGTCACACGCGCCTTAAGAGCCATAGACGGAGTAGTAGTAGTCATAGACGCAGTCGAAGAAGTCATGGTTCAAACCGAAACAGTCACTCGCCAAGCTCTAAACGAACGCGTAAAACCCGTACTATTCATAAACAAAGTTGACCGTCTCATCAAAGAACTCAAACTCGGCCCCAACGAAATCCAAAAAAAACTCGCCCGCATAATACGCGACTTCAACAACCTCATCGCTTTATACGGCGAAGCCGAACAAAAAGAAAACTGGAAAGTTGACCCTGCAGAAGGCACAGTCGCCTTCGGCTCAGCTCTCCACCGCTGGGGATTCACAGTTGACATTGCCCAAGAAAAGAACATCAAATTCAACGACATAATAGACGCTTACAAAAACGAAAAAGTCGAAGAACTACCCAATAAACTTCCCCTCCACAAAGCCATCCTAACAATGGTCGTAAAACATCTACCTAACCCTCTAGAAGCCCAAAAATACAGGATCCCAAAAGTTTGGAAGGGCGACATCGACTCAGAACTGGGAAAAGCAATGCTCAACGCTGACCCTAAAGGTCCCACAGTAATGTGCATCACACTAGCACAAATGGATCCCCATGCTGGACTAGTTGCAACTGGACGCATCTTCTCGGGAGTTGTAAGAGAAGGAGAACAAGTATACCTAGTAGGCACGAAAAGAAACTACCGCATACAACAAGTCTCCATGTATATGGGCGCCTTCAGAGATGTCGTCGACCAAATAGATGCAGGTAACATAGCAGCACTCCTCGGCCTCGACCAAGCAAGAGCAGGCGAAACCCTAGTCAGCATCAACCATAAAGATGGAATGGTCCCCTTTGAACGTATAAAGTACGTCTCCGAACCCGTCATCACAATTGCCATCGAACCCAAACACCCAAAAGATTTACCTCGCCTCATCGACGTTATGAACCGCCTAGCTATCGAAGATCCAAACCTCGTAACAAGCATAAACAAAGAAACCGGTGAATACTTGCTAAGCGGCATGGGCGAACTGCACCTAGAAATCGCAGTAAAGTTCCTCAAAGAATACGCAAGCGGAGACCTCGAAATAATCACATCCAAACCACTAGTGGTCTACAGAGAATCTACACTATCACCTGGAATTATTGCCATGGCAAAAAGCCCAAACAAACACAGCAAGTTTTGGATACAAGTAGAGCCGCTTGAAGAGAACATTATTCAATTGATCGAGAAGGGCGACTTGGCAGAGGAGATGGGAAGGAAGAAAATGGGCACAATTTTGAAGGAAGCAGGTTGGCCCACAGAAGAAGCGAGAAATGTATGGACATTGGAAGAACATAGGAATGTTCTGGTTGACTTGACGAAAGGAGTACAATATCTACGTGAAGTTCGAACCATGGTAATTTCAGGTTTCAGATGGGCATGTCAGAATGGGCCACTGTGCGAAGAGCCTATGAGAGGGTTAAAAGTGAAGCTTATGGACGCTTCGTTACATGAAGACCCAGTGCATAGGGGCCCGGCGCAAATCATGCCAGCTGCTCGACGCGGAATTCTAGGTTCCTTCTTGTCGTCGAAGCCTGTCATTCTTGAGCCTGTTTACAAAACTGGTGTGTCAGTACCAGCTCAATGGGTTGGTGAAGTTTCTAGTCTGATTACAAGGAAGCGGGGACGTATCGTTGCCTCGGAGCAGAAAGGCCCTTTAACGATGATCACGGGATTTATTCCAGTCGCTGAAACTTTCGGATTGTCTGCTGAAATGCGGTCGGCTACTTCAGGGCATGCTTTTTGGCAGAGTACTTTTGATCATTGGGAAAAGGCACCAGAGAGTGTTACTGCAGAGGTTATTAGAGTAACTAGGGAGAGGAGAGGCTTGTCGCCGGATGTGCCTACTGTCAGTCGGTTCATTGATAAGGCTTAA
- the nrdD gene encoding anaerobic ribonucleoside-triphosphate reductase encodes MFEDFNPKKIKNSLVKETGLPDEVADKISLDIANRIKTLDLEFLSAPLIREFVCVALLENNFEPARARYTRLGLPLFDVDRLIRAGDKENANLQHNPETIHKLAADTIFDQYALLNCLPPHLADAHIAGAIHIHDLEYFATRPFCQEHDLRFFLKTGLIVDGQGVHTAVAGPAKHPEVAILHAAKALAAAQTNWAGGQGYDFFNVWLAPFVRGMSYERMKQLAQMYIYEMSQMYVARGGQTVFSSIALECAVPKIIWDVPVVLPGGKVSGLETYLDYFDEANAFFNAILDVYMGGDYVGKPFNFPKCEVKLRREYLDKFEDEYVKVAALASKFGTPYFLNLCPDYMPDIVNSQCCRLIFTPDSDELKDFHRGAMRMGSLQVVTVNLPRLAYEAGGNDNRLFGLLDLRMDLAKDVLLVKRGVVRKRMEGGALPFCSMDCFGEPYLNLDKQVLNVGFVGLNELLKAHLGSELHEDAGAWRFGLRVIRHMVERVNGYAEETGYRFGCIQTPAESCAHRLALVDRKIFGDKAMVQGDLGNGGIYYTNSSHVRPSAGIPLLERIKIESSFHPLTKGGAIMHVFLGESSPSAESVWSLIRRVATESLAAYFALTRDMTICRKCNGVEANLQARCKRCGAEGDDLEHWSRITGYYQQLRGWNAGKVQEFKDRHRYTV; translated from the coding sequence ATGTTCGAAGACTTCAACCCTAAAAAAATAAAAAATTCCCTAGTGAAAGAAACAGGACTTCCAGATGAAGTTGCAGACAAAATATCACTAGACATCGCAAACCGAATAAAAACATTAGATCTGGAGTTCTTATCTGCTCCGTTGATTCGCGAATTTGTATGTGTAGCACTGTTAGAGAACAACTTTGAACCTGCCAGAGCCCGATACACTAGGCTTGGTCTTCCACTATTTGATGTCGACAGGCTTATTCGCGCTGGCGACAAAGAAAACGCTAACCTTCAACACAATCCAGAAACAATTCACAAGCTCGCCGCCGACACCATCTTTGACCAATACGCGTTATTAAACTGTTTGCCACCACACTTGGCAGACGCCCACATTGCTGGTGCTATTCATATTCACGATCTTGAATATTTTGCGACTAGACCTTTCTGCCAAGAGCACGACTTGCGCTTCTTTCTTAAGACTGGCCTTATTGTTGACGGTCAGGGCGTGCATACGGCTGTTGCTGGCCCTGCGAAGCATCCTGAGGTGGCGATTTTGCATGCGGCGAAGGCTTTGGCGGCGGCGCAGACGAATTGGGCTGGTGGACAAGGGTATGACTTCTTTAATGTTTGGCTTGCTCCTTTTGTGCGGGGCATGTCATATGAGCGTATGAAGCAGTTGGCGCAGATGTACATTTACGAGATGTCGCAGATGTACGTCGCGCGGGGTGGTCAGACTGTGTTTTCCAGTATTGCTTTGGAGTGTGCGGTGCCCAAGATTATTTGGGATGTGCCTGTAGTTTTGCCTGGTGGAAAAGTTAGCGGGTTGGAGACGTATTTGGACTATTTTGATGAGGCTAATGCTTTCTTTAATGCTATCCTCGACGTTTACATGGGCGGGGACTATGTGGGGAAGCCGTTTAACTTTCCGAAGTGTGAGGTGAAGTTGCGGCGGGAGTATTTGGACAAGTTTGAGGATGAATATGTTAAGGTGGCTGCTTTGGCGTCGAAGTTTGGGACTCCTTACTTCCTTAATCTTTGCCCTGATTATATGCCAGATATTGTGAATAGTCAGTGTTGCCGGTTGATTTTTACGCCTGACAGTGACGAGTTGAAAGATTTTCATCGGGGTGCTATGCGGATGGGGAGTTTGCAGGTGGTGACTGTTAATTTGCCGAGGTTGGCTTATGAGGCGGGTGGGAACGATAATAGGTTGTTTGGGTTGTTGGATTTGCGTATGGATTTGGCTAAGGATGTGCTTTTGGTTAAGCGGGGTGTTGTTCGGAAGAGAATGGAGGGTGGTGCGTTGCCGTTTTGTAGTATGGATTGTTTTGGGGAGCCTTATTTGAATTTGGATAAGCAGGTGTTGAATGTTGGGTTTGTTGGTTTGAATGAGTTGTTGAAGGCGCACTTAGGCAGTGAACTGCACGAGGATGCGGGTGCTTGGCGTTTTGGGTTGCGGGTGATTAGGCACATGGTTGAAAGGGTAAATGGATACGCAGAAGAAACTGGTTATCGGTTTGGTTGCATCCAGACCCCCGCAGAGAGTTGTGCGCACAGGTTGGCTTTGGTTGACAGGAAGATTTTTGGAGATAAGGCGATGGTGCAGGGCGACTTGGGTAATGGTGGGATTTATTATACGAATAGTTCGCATGTGCGTCCTTCGGCTGGGATTCCGTTGTTGGAGCGGATTAAAATTGAATCTAGCTTCCACCCGTTAACCAAAGGCGGTGCGATTATGCATGTTTTTCTTGGGGAGAGTAGTCCGTCTGCGGAGTCGGTTTGGAGTTTGATTAGGCGTGTGGCTACGGAGTCGTTGGCGGCGTATTTTGCGTTGACTCGGGATATGACGATTTGCCGTAAATGTAATGGTGTAGAGGCGAATTTGCAGGCTCGGTGTAAGCGGTGTGGGGCTGAGGGTGATGATTTGGAGCATTGGTCGAGGATTACGGGGTATTATCAACAGTTGCGGGGTTGGAATGCGGGGAAGGTGCAGGAGTTTAAGGACAGACACAGATACACAGTCTAG
- a CDS encoding CDP-2,3-bis-(O-geranylgeranyl)-sn-glycerol synthase gives MSLELVAESLIYIFPAYSANAVPAILGGGQPLDFGKNFKDTRPIFGSHKTFRGFFAGLLVGTLVGVGESFVFNNYNPLLGFVLSLGAVMGDLAGAFVKRRLGFAPGALFPIVDQVGFVLCALLFSLPIEPPTIAEALIILVVTIPIHLLTNFLAYLVRLKKKPW, from the coding sequence ATGTCGCTGGAATTGGTCGCGGAATCTCTAATATACATATTTCCCGCCTACAGCGCCAATGCCGTTCCAGCAATATTAGGTGGAGGACAACCTTTAGACTTCGGCAAAAACTTTAAGGATACTCGACCAATTTTTGGTTCTCACAAGACTTTTAGAGGCTTCTTTGCAGGTTTACTTGTCGGAACATTAGTAGGCGTTGGAGAAAGCTTTGTTTTCAACAACTATAATCCATTGTTGGGTTTTGTGCTCTCTTTGGGCGCAGTAATGGGAGATTTGGCTGGCGCTTTTGTTAAGCGACGGCTAGGCTTTGCTCCTGGTGCTTTGTTCCCCATTGTTGATCAGGTTGGCTTTGTTTTGTGTGCATTGCTTTTTTCTCTTCCAATTGAGCCACCAACAATTGCCGAGGCGTTAATCATTCTCGTTGTCACAATACCGATACACCTTTTAACAAACTTTCTGGCGTATTTGGTGCGTTTGAAAAAGAAGCCGTGGTGA
- a CDS encoding helix-turn-helix domain-containing protein, with the protein MPNPKLRSIHKAGVRVLKAISAPIRIQILALLLEYGPMSYTEIMNTLKLDATRDAGRFAYHLKSLLKADLIEPDVETKNYRLTDLGRRIIEITDEIDDRTYKRRKMLVRTSHLSIEEFDRNKITQSLITEANVPTDLAQKIAREAEKRLQQFKTKYLTAPLIREIVNTILLEKHYEEYRHKLTRLGLPVHEVTRLIDAPKTNVEAVHKAAGNAVMEEYTLLSILPRSISDAYLSGSLHLNNLGTWTLKPNEITHSLPYFLQFQKPKTLEAALNITTNVTRNTATETTGQQNLDNFNIHLAPYTKDIAPNKIKELLRLFIKNLNQTTPTPTTISLEFSAEKSAAYADETQQLTLFLLETLAEENKIHPLKNPKIIIKTQRVLKTSEAESLLHEVHKLAATSILVYFANLYPDNQINATYTASGLRLADEWQQDWELDTQRTGNLDTATINLPRVSVDAKGDEDKFLELLDDQLNMAKQALAIKYQTIKKRVKQNLLPYLTQKTNGDQYFRLENTTRTIVSMGIKEAVQKLMGKEIAEDIGKAFVITERILKHINAYAKKHAKKPQARLTTAVIPNRTAAKRLAMLDVEKYGWGVVKTKGTRGNPYYSDINTVSPLEKEQFNIEERIHQLTLGGHLALIETEDQQPSVEELLAKTKQLTTSNIGFFAYNLSFTYCHHCKSTSHGTHLKCPNCGSTNILTLKQF; encoded by the coding sequence ATGCCCAACCCAAAACTACGCAGCATCCACAAAGCAGGCGTCCGAGTACTCAAAGCGATCTCCGCACCAATACGAATACAAATCCTAGCCCTACTCCTAGAATACGGTCCTATGTCTTATACAGAAATCATGAACACCTTAAAACTCGATGCTACCCGCGACGCCGGACGCTTCGCCTACCACCTCAAATCTCTCCTAAAAGCCGACCTTATCGAACCCGACGTAGAAACCAAAAACTATCGTCTAACAGACCTCGGCCGGCGCATTATCGAAATTACAGACGAAATAGATGACCGAACATACAAACGTAGAAAAATGCTCGTCCGCACCTCCCACCTGTCCATAGAAGAGTTCGACAGAAACAAAATCACCCAATCATTAATCACAGAAGCCAACGTCCCTACAGATCTTGCCCAAAAAATCGCTCGAGAGGCAGAAAAGCGTCTCCAGCAGTTCAAAACCAAATACTTAACAGCCCCTCTGATTCGTGAAATCGTCAACACAATTCTCCTAGAAAAACACTACGAAGAATACCGCCACAAACTCACGCGTCTTGGCCTCCCCGTCCACGAAGTTACCCGCCTGATTGACGCTCCAAAAACAAACGTAGAAGCAGTTCATAAGGCAGCAGGAAACGCAGTCATGGAAGAATACACTCTTCTCAGCATTTTGCCCCGCAGCATCTCAGATGCCTATCTAAGCGGCAGCCTGCATCTCAACAACCTAGGCACATGGACACTGAAACCAAACGAAATCACTCACAGCCTTCCATACTTCCTACAATTTCAAAAACCAAAAACCCTTGAAGCCGCCCTCAACATCACAACAAACGTCACCCGAAACACTGCAACAGAAACGACAGGGCAACAAAACTTAGACAACTTCAACATCCATCTGGCTCCCTACACAAAAGACATAGCTCCCAACAAAATCAAAGAACTCCTGCGCCTCTTTATCAAAAACCTAAATCAAACAACTCCAACGCCCACAACAATAAGCCTAGAGTTTTCAGCGGAAAAGAGCGCGGCATACGCTGATGAAACTCAACAGCTCACGCTCTTCCTGCTAGAAACATTAGCTGAAGAAAACAAAATACATCCACTAAAGAACCCAAAAATAATCATAAAAACGCAACGAGTTCTCAAAACTAGTGAGGCAGAATCTCTGCTGCATGAAGTACACAAACTAGCAGCAACAAGCATTCTCGTATACTTTGCTAACCTGTACCCAGATAACCAAATAAACGCTACATACACAGCTTCAGGTTTGAGACTTGCAGACGAATGGCAACAAGACTGGGAACTTGACACTCAACGAACAGGAAACCTAGACACAGCGACCATAAATCTGCCCAGAGTTTCCGTTGACGCCAAAGGCGACGAAGACAAATTCCTTGAACTCCTTGACGACCAGCTTAACATGGCCAAACAAGCCTTAGCAATCAAATATCAGACGATTAAAAAACGAGTAAAACAAAACCTCTTACCTTATTTGACGCAAAAAACAAACGGCGATCAGTACTTCAGATTAGAAAACACAACAAGAACAATAGTCTCTATGGGAATAAAGGAAGCCGTTCAAAAATTAATGGGCAAAGAGATTGCTGAAGATATTGGAAAAGCCTTCGTGATTACGGAAAGAATTTTGAAACACATTAACGCCTACGCGAAAAAACATGCCAAAAAACCGCAAGCTCGATTGACAACAGCTGTCATTCCAAACAGAACGGCAGCAAAGAGGCTTGCAATGCTAGACGTGGAGAAATATGGCTGGGGAGTTGTGAAAACGAAAGGCACAAGGGGGAATCCCTACTACTCAGACATAAACACAGTTTCCCCACTCGAAAAGGAACAATTTAACATTGAAGAACGAATACACCAACTAACCCTTGGCGGACACTTAGCCCTCATAGAGACCGAAGACCAGCAGCCCTCTGTAGAAGAACTGCTAGCCAAAACAAAACAATTGACCACAAGCAACATAGGCTTCTTCGCCTACAATCTCTCTTTTACATACTGCCACCATTGTAAAAGCACATCTCACGGAACACACCTAAAATGTCCCAACTGCGGCTCTACAAACATTTTAACTCTAAAACAGTTTTAA
- a CDS encoding radical SAM protein, translating into MTLTLFDPWKSKLCTCPTKLTLNPYTGCPHQCTYCYASSYIPNFSHCRPKKNLIPKLKKEATKLNGELISIANSSDPYPPMEKTLGLTRTCLHILSKHNCKLQLVTKSPLVTRDIDILQKTPSMVSITITTENDKTAKSLEPFAPPPSKRLKTLKKLVQENIPVSARIDPIIPFINDNPEKLIKKLASIRVSHITCSTYKVKHDNWKRFTHAFPSLAKSLQPLYFEKGERIGRSFYLPKQMRQGIIKKVKELVENEGLKLSSCREGFPQLNSAICDGSWLIPSLDTGPTKKCH; encoded by the coding sequence ATGACACTCACACTTTTCGACCCCTGGAAATCAAAACTATGCACCTGCCCAACAAAACTAACCCTAAACCCATACACAGGCTGCCCCCACCAATGCACATATTGCTACGCCAGCTCCTACATACCCAACTTCTCCCACTGCAGACCAAAGAAAAACCTAATTCCAAAACTCAAAAAAGAAGCAACCAAACTAAACGGCGAACTCATTTCCATCGCTAACTCCAGCGACCCCTATCCCCCAATGGAAAAAACTTTAGGTCTAACAAGAACATGCCTCCACATTCTTTCAAAACACAATTGTAAACTTCAACTAGTGACAAAATCCCCCCTCGTAACAAGAGACATTGATATACTCCAAAAAACACCCAGCATGGTCTCCATAACCATAACAACAGAAAACGACAAAACCGCAAAATCCCTCGAACCCTTTGCTCCACCACCCTCAAAACGATTAAAAACGTTAAAAAAACTAGTTCAAGAAAACATTCCAGTATCCGCTCGCATTGACCCCATAATCCCCTTTATTAATGACAACCCAGAAAAACTCATCAAAAAACTGGCTTCAATTAGAGTCTCCCACATCACATGCAGCACATATAAAGTCAAGCATGACAACTGGAAAAGGTTTACTCACGCCTTTCCTTCCCTAGCTAAATCGTTACAACCCTTATACTTCGAGAAAGGAGAACGAATAGGGCGAAGCTTTTATCTTCCAAAACAGATGAGACAAGGAATAATAAAAAAAGTTAAGGAACTAGTCGAGAACGAAGGACTAAAATTGTCTAGCTGTAGAGAAGGCTTCCCGCAACTTAACTCAGCGATTTGCGATGGTTCATGGCTGATACCTTCGCTGGATACAGGACCTACTAAGAAATGCCATTGA
- a CDS encoding aminopeptidase encodes MRGWEAARNAFGCVFGAVTGERVVVFCDDVKVEVGRAFAEGALALGLWTRFIVLKTGGGFRREVPRHLLEVLSGQKPDLYVNLLRGVGEEVPFRIKLIHLETRGGRVRLGHCPGVSLRMLTDGALALSAEEHRSMQGFAGRLMRELGQPAGVEVVSPSGTDVSFSVVGREFFTDTVVDWKSLRWMNLPTGEVIVAPVEDSLEGRLVCDVAVGGVGRLKSPVELMVEKGEVVGTVSEDKEALKQVRSALGTDEWAKVVGEFAFGVNPKAKSLEEFLEAEKILGTIHTAFGHNTDMPGGRNVSSNHMDFLVSKPTVKVTGKDGETKIVLRDGKFEI; translated from the coding sequence TTGCGTGGTTGGGAAGCTGCTAGGAATGCTTTTGGGTGTGTTTTTGGGGCTGTGACTGGTGAGCGGGTTGTGGTTTTTTGTGATGATGTGAAGGTTGAGGTTGGAAGGGCGTTTGCTGAGGGTGCTTTGGCTTTGGGGCTTTGGACGAGGTTTATAGTCTTAAAAACTGGTGGAGGGTTTAGGAGGGAGGTTCCTAGGCATCTTTTGGAGGTTTTGAGTGGACAGAAGCCTGATTTGTACGTGAATTTGTTGCGGGGGGTTGGGGAGGAGGTGCCGTTTCGGATTAAGCTTATTCATTTGGAGACGAGGGGGGGGAGAGTTCGTTTGGGTCATTGTCCTGGTGTGAGTTTGCGGATGCTTACTGATGGGGCGTTGGCGTTGTCTGCTGAGGAGCATAGGAGTATGCAGGGTTTCGCTGGTAGGCTTATGAGGGAGTTGGGGCAGCCTGCAGGGGTTGAGGTTGTGTCTCCTTCGGGTACTGATGTTTCGTTTAGTGTTGTGGGGAGGGAGTTTTTTACTGATACGGTTGTTGATTGGAAGTCGTTGAGGTGGATGAATTTGCCGACTGGGGAGGTTATTGTGGCGCCTGTTGAGGATTCTTTGGAGGGTAGGCTTGTGTGTGATGTGGCTGTTGGGGGGGTTGGTCGTTTGAAGAGTCCTGTTGAGCTTATGGTGGAGAAGGGTGAGGTGGTAGGCACGGTTTCGGAGGACAAAGAGGCACTTAAGCAGGTTAGGAGTGCTTTGGGTACGGATGAATGGGCTAAGGTGGTGGGCGAGTTTGCGTTTGGGGTTAATCCGAAGGCTAAGTCGTTGGAGGAGTTTTTGGAGGCTGAGAAGATTCTTGGGACTATTCATACTGCGTTTGGGCATAATACGGATATGCCGGGTGGAAGGAATGTTTCGAGTAATCACATGGATTTTCTTGTTTCTAAGCCAACAGTGAAGGTTACGGGAAAAGATGGAGAAACGAAGATAGTTTTGAGAGATGGGAAGTTCGAAATTTAG